TGACTGGAGCGAGTGCCCAGAACTCGGTGCCATCGGAGATTTATTGGCCTCATCCGATTTTGCGGCCACATATTCAGTGCTTGTCGTGCAACAATATGTGGGGATGGAGGCCCATGGAGATGCCATAATCGCCACACCCGACAGCCCAAATCAACACCAAGAACAGTATAGTTTTACACCTCCAAGAAACCAGGCCGTGTTTCACCCACAACCCTGAAAATCCATATAATGAAAACAGTAGAGGATCAGAGATTATAGAAACTTCAACAAGTTTTTGCTTcgttttatttattcattcttgATTTTGTGAATCTGTATAAGATGTACGGAGTATTTTGATCAAGAAAGTTGCGCACTTACAACCTCCACATTCCTGGTTGTAACTTTTGTGATTTGTGAATGTGCCACATATAAATCCGGTTTCTTAGATCATACTCCCGCGGCATGTGTCCGTTCATGATCAGGACACAAAATCTATGTCAGAATCATGTGTCATTTTTTTGGCACATGTCATAATCCGTCGGGCACATTCATTCTTGATTATGGATTAACAAcagaattaaatttttttattatcatttaataaaatcttttttaaaaaaaattggggcACAAAATGGTTAACTCCGCTGTTGTTTTGGTTCCTCACGCCACATAATGGAGACTCTGGCGGAGCTAGAGAGAATCCAGACCCGAATCCTCCACCGGATATCGAACCTCGAACGCTCTCATTTACCCCAACACTTCTCccaatctctctctctctccccaGCCACCGCCGCCACCGCCGCTGCAGCTGCCGATGCCACCACCGAAGTCCGCCTCTCCTCCATACTCTGCGCCAACGGCGTTCGAGACTTCGCATTCAAACGCGTCCCCTCTGATTACTACTGCCGGCCTCTCGAAGCCCGCCGAGATGTCCTCTCTGCCGCCTCTATTCATCATCTTTGCAAGAGCATTGTTTTGGTACTTGCTTTTCCTgcatttttttgtttattttattttttataaatcagATACTTGGGCAAAGGCTATTGAATTGAAGTAACATGTATTTAGCTTTTAAATTTGTTTGATAGTCTCATCATTCCTAAGAATGCTTTCGATTTTTCGTATGGGACCGTACCTTTTTTCGTGTAATGCAGTTTTTTGTAGCCTTTGTTGTTTCGAAACCCGCTTTAATGTTTTAATTTGTTACTGATTTCTCCGTAGTTTGCAATTCAGTCGTAAATTTGCGTTGAACAGGTAAACACTCAAGCCCCTTCCGATGTTACTGATTGTGGTGATCGGAATTATTCCAAGTACTATGTAGTCATTGTTCAGGTTACAAAAGTTATTTAGTGTGCTTAATTTCTTATGAGATCCATCCCAAGTTATGAATGAAAATCATGATTTATGGATCCTTTGTGCTTCTCATTTGTTGCAGTATTCTGCTCGATTTAATGCTGAGAGTGTCAAGAATTTTTTGTACACACTCAACGATGGCAAGATATCGAAAAAGAAAATCAACAGTAAGTTAACAAATCACAGCATTTTGAAGTGATGATGTTTCAAATTGCTATGCCATTGCATGTTCGGAGTCACTTTTTgtcatgtgtgtgtgtgtctggaATGGAGGGGATCGTGGTGTGGCATAGAGGCTTTTTATTATGGCAAAAAATTATGTTTTAGTTTTGTATATGTGCAGAGGATCATGCTACATGTATAATGAGGTTTAAACATTGGGTTACAAAGTGCATTTGAAATGACAAAACTATCATAAAtgcattttttttcaaaaatgcaAGAATACTTTTGTCATCTGAAATGCATTTTGTAACCCAATTTGTAACTCTCGTTATAAGTTGTATATATAGCATTTTTCCTGCGCAGATGCTTTTGTAACTGTCCCTGAAAGTTATATATTTGAAGAGGTTTTTCAGGTTTGTGGAGTTCATCAATTGTCAATGCATTAGTTTCATTTTCTACTGTATTGTGAGATTATTTTCTTTTATCCTCATTTTTGGCCTGGTATCATTTACACAGCCAAAAATTAGGATTTTGTCTCGGTTGTCAACTTTTGGAACTCATCCCATATCAGCAAAACAATTTCGACCATTGAGACTTATCTTCATTGATTGGACTGCGTTTTACCCCTCAATTCTTGCTAGTAATACTTGTTTTTAGAAAATATGTTAGTAACTTAGTTATGCCTGAACTGGACACTGGGTGAGAAAACATATAGGCCTAACTGGTGAGAAAAAATTCTTAGAGCTTTTTTTGAGATATTGGGAGCAGATTATATATAGCTTGGAAAATAACTTTTGCATGGCCTATTCTAAATCGTCTACAAGCTCATGCAATATCTCATATCTCCCATTTATGTGCCTTGGAATTAGTTTTTATTGTAAAGATATCAATCTATTTGAGCTGTGACTTGACATCGGGATGTGTATGTCTATTTTTTTCTGATTTGACCGCTTCAAAGTTATATGCACTAAAAAAAGTTTCTCGAGATTATTTTGTCAATTGATTTTGGAGATTCGAACTTTGCAGTGAGACTTGCTCCAGAAGCAGCATCGGCAAAGTTGACTGGTTATGAACACAATGGAGTGACCTGCGTTGGCATGAAAACTGATATACCGGtacgcaaaaaaaaaaatcttgtatGGAATTCAATTTTTTTGACAAGCATGTGAAAGTGGTATATTTTCTATAACTTGGTTGAAGGATTTTGTGACTGCATTAATCATACCACTTTGGTATCTGTCCTGTGATATCAGCTTTCTTTATGTGGTTGAGCAGAGCATAATAAAATGATTTGCATGTATCTATAACCTTTTGATGTAATAATTGTATTTAGAGaaatgaattatatatatatacatggttCAACATTGCAAAATATACTGTTTATGCCTTTATGGTACCATTACTGTTCCTCTGATTTCCTGGTTAAATTTATACTCACAAGTATATTTGAAACTTGAAATCCGTCAATAATTACTTTGATGTAATTGCAATAGAATGCATGTCTcttacaatataatgttatacTGTACGTCATCG
The Primulina eburnea isolate SZY01 chromosome 5, ASM2296580v1, whole genome shotgun sequence genome window above contains:
- the LOC140832129 gene encoding uncharacterized protein isoform X1 — encoded protein: METLAELERIQTRILHRISNLERSHLPQHFSQSLSLSPATAATAAAAADATTEVRLSSILCANGVRDFAFKRVPSDYYCRPLEARRDVLSAASIHHLCKSIVLVNTQAPSDVTDCGDRNYSKYYVVIVQYSARFNAESVKNFLYTLNDGKISKKKINMRLAPEAASAKLTGYEHNGVTCVGMKTDIPVILDEAIVKLKPDFFWLGGGEIDLKLGIRTSQFIDFVKPFVVNCSSS
- the LOC140832129 gene encoding uncharacterized protein isoform X2, producing the protein METLAELERIQTRILHRISNLERSHLPQHFSQSLSLSPATAATAAAAADATTEVRLSSILCANGVRDFAFKRVPSDYYCRPLEARRDVLSAASIHHLCKSIVLYSARFNAESVKNFLYTLNDGKISKKKINMRLAPEAASAKLTGYEHNGVTCVGMKTDIPVILDEAIVKLKPDFFWLGGGEIDLKLGIRTSQFIDFVKPFVVNCSSS